A genomic window from Silene latifolia isolate original U9 population chromosome Y, ASM4854445v1, whole genome shotgun sequence includes:
- the LOC141630631 gene encoding protein FAR-RED IMPAIRED RESPONSE 1-like — protein sequence MFKEHVNGFENIGASLNNFKNFHRDVKCFIHERHGQLFIDHFKEMAETRQGFYFDYDIDDDGSLCRVIWANSTARRNYSVFGDTVSFDQTYSTNKKEPKYIITYQYSGIIKSVPLVFKSARYRFYMWHIMNKVPSKSGLTRSDYPAFISWMNDIIWDEDLEEDEFNAQWAGSL from the exons ATGTTCAAGGAACACGTAAATGGCTTTGAGAACATTGGAGCAAGCTTAAATAATTTTAAGAACTTTCATAGAGATGTTAAATGCTTCATTCATGAACGGCACGGGCAGCTGTTCATAGACCATTTTAAAGAGATGGCTGAAACCAGGCAAGGGTTCTACTTTGACTATGATATTGATGACGATGGTAGCCTATGCAGGGTTATATGGGCTAACAGTACTGCCCGTAGGAATTACTCTGTGTTTGGCGATACAGTGTCATTCGACCAAACGTACTCAACTAACAA GAAGGAACCAAAGTATATTATCACATATCAGTATTCGGGTATTATTAAATCTGTCCCACTTGTTTTCAAATCAGCACGATACCGATTTtatatgtggcatataatgaacaaggtgccaagTAAGTCCGGGTTGACGAGGAGTGATTATCCTGCATTTATAAGCTGGATGAatgacattatatgggacgaagATCTTGAAGAAGACGAATTCAATGCTCAATGGGCAGGATCGCTTTAA
- the LOC141630632 gene encoding uncharacterized protein LOC141630632 has protein sequence MFDNKPVIVNEWSPDVELIKSEVKTVPIWVKLSGLELKFWGIDCLKKISGLLGEFIQCDEATRLKNFLGYARLLIDVQVGQDFPKSIQFQDEKDKVHTIKVEYDWLPVKCLSYSGIGHIKKNRRKQKVQPKVKQVWQKKVVKPVLPQSDKSVLVDKGKGVMIEATPVGPRVPGVHTPAGIVIRGMSKDGYGSVQVPRNNTFLDALTMAQRSSQMRQGSGPGIAAEGRIWLLYVVFVLDIVDVTAQTMHTRGTNRVPDEEFYYTVVYRYNKAAERLSLWSRIKYYCQNLQGPWMLGGDFNNVLRSVERLGSLVTLAEIKPFQECLTYCELEDIKAIGSFFTWNNKHEVESLVYSKIDRSLVNEAWMHTFPESYAYLMPEGYFDHCPCVVYFTAQNEKRRPVFKYYNMWSLDNKFWDVVTEAWNTPTEVTQMYQLVTKLKGLKRDLKSLNKGDLGDIENKVRIGRLALVKIQEELRHCPKDPALVAIQREVGNEIGILQQALHKFLAQKAKVNNIEGEKCADPVSIQSAFLQYYEGLLGSSTKVDAVCGSLIKQGRVLTDEHHGTLLTDVSDAEVKAAMYDIHGNKSPGPDMEVSSSKILGILKVPIASGLKMNKGKSSIYSNGVHMDILSEIIRITGLKHGFLPFTYLGIRIASRTLSVLDCSIIFILPNTVLKQIATACRKFLWTGVANDVGKSLVSWEQICKDKCYGGLGIKDLIRWNKAALGKYVWWLAQKKDHLWVRWVHSIFMKQADWKTYSPNQNGSWAWRKLCKIKDILLPGFAGDWWLKDNQEYTISKGYNWLGPASEKNRLLTLDRLKKMGIIEDETCPLCGTLPESHHHLFFNCIFSQKCLDLMSARLGCHLPSHDFIEWWTSRRFRTPVPKNKIAATYLALIYAIWWNRNMGRLEGRVQQPAVMIRGIVEDLRLEID, from the exons ATGTTTGATAACAAGCCTGTGATAGTGAATGAATGGTCTCCTGATGTTGAATTGATTAAGAGTGAGGTCAAAACAGTTCCAATCTGGGTTAAATTGTCTGGGCTGGAATTGAAATTTTGGGGAATTGATTGTCTGAAGAAAATTAGTGGACTGTTAGGTGAATTTATTCAATGCGATGAAGCTACCAGACTTAAGAACTTCCTGGGCTATGCTAGATTGTTGATTGATGTTCAGGTGGGCCAGGATTTTCCTAAATCTATTCAGTTCCAGGATGAGAAGGATAAAGTGCACACAATCAAGGTGGAGTATGATTGGCTCCCTGTGAAGTGTTTAAGTTATTCTGGAATTGGTCATATTAAGAAGAATCGTAGGAAGCAGAAGGTGCAGCCTAAAGTTAAACAAGTTTGGCAGAAGAAAGTAGTTAAACCAGTGCTTCCACAGAGTGATAAATCAGTGCTTGTGGATAAAGGGAAAGGAGTAATGATAGAAGCCACTCCTGTAGGACCAAGAGTTCCTGGTGTCCATACCCCAGCTGGTATAGTCATACGTGGGATGAGCAAGGATGGATATGGTTCAGTTCAAGTGCCCAGAAACAATACTTTCCTTGATGCGTTGACTATGGCACAAAGATCTTCCCAAATGAGACAGGGGTCTGGTCCTGGAATTG CTGCTGAAGGGCGTATTTGGTTATTATATGTGGTTTTTGTTTTGGACATTGTGGATGTCACTGCTCAGACTATGCATACTAGAGGGACTAATAGAGTTCCTGATGAGGAATTTTACTATACTGTGGTTTATAGATATAATAAGGCTGCTGAGAGATTGAGTCTTTGGAGTAGGATAAAATATTACTGTCAAAATTTACAGGGTCCTTGGATGTTAGGAGGAGATTTCAATAATGTGTTACGTTCTGTTGAGAGGTTGGGTTCTTTGGTCACCTTGGCTGAAATTAAACCTTTTCAGGAGTGTTTGACTTACTGTGAGCTTGAGGATATTAAAGCCATTGGTTCTTTCTTCACATGGAATAATAAGCATGAGGTGGAATCCTTGGTTTATAGTAAAATTGATAGGAGTCTTGTAAATGAGGCTTGGATGCATACTTTCCCTGAGTCTTATGCTTATTTAATGCCTGAGGGGTATTTTGACCACTGCCCTTGTGTGGTGTACTTCACTGCCCAGAATGAGAAAAGAAGACCTGTCTTCAAATACTATAATATGTGGTCACTTGATAATAAGTTCTGGGATGTGGTTACTGAAGCTTGGAATACTCCTACTGAGGTTACTCAAATGTATCAACTGGTGACAAAACTTAAGGGGTTGAAGAGAGATTTAAAGAGCCTGAATAAGGGAGACCTTGGAGATATTGAAAATAAGGTCAGGATTGGCAGGTTGGCATTGGTTAAAATTCAGGAGGAATTGAGACACTGTCCTAAGGATCCTGCTCTAGTGGCCATACAGAGGGAAGTGGGCAATGAGATTGGCATTCTACAACAAGCTTTGCACAAATTCCTTGCTCAGAAAGCTAAA GTTAATAATATTGAGGGAGAGAAATGTGCTGACCCTGTGTCTATTCAATCAGCTTTTTTACAATATTATGAAGGGCTGCTGGGTAGTAGCACAAAGGTGGATGCTGTGTGTGGTTCATTGATAAAGCAGGGTAGGGTTCTCACAGATGAGCATCATGGTACTCTTTTGACTGATGTCTCCGATGCAGAGGTGAAAGCTGCAATGTATGATATTCATGGCAACAAATCACCTGGACCAGATATGGAAGTCAGTTCTTCAAAGATACTTGGGATATTAAAGGTTCCCAT AGCTTCTGGCCTTAAAATGAATAAGGGTAAATCTAGCATATATAGTAATGGTGTACATATGGATATCCTGTCTGAGATTATCAGAATCACTGGGCTTAAGCATGGTTTCCTTCCTTTTACTTATCTGGGCATACGCATTGCTTCAAGGACGTTGTCAGTGCTGGATTGTTCCAT AATCTTCATCCTCCCAAATACTGTTTTGAAACAAATAGCCACAGCTTGCAGAAAGTTTCTGTGGACAGGGGTTGCTAATGATGTAGGGAAATCTCTAGTATCTTGGGAACAAATTTGTAAGGACAAGTGTTATGGAGGTCTTGGGATTAAGGATCTGATCAGATGGAACAAAGCTGCCTTGGGTAAATATGTTTGGTGGTTAGCTCAGAAGAAGGACCATTTGTGGGTTAGATGGGTTCACTCTATTTTTATGAAACAGGCTGATTGGAAGACTTATTCACCAAATCAGAATGGTAGCTGGGCATGGAGGAAGTTGTGCAAGATCAAGGACATTCTGTTACCTGGTTTTGCTGGTGACTGGTGGTTAAAAGATAATCAGGAATATACCATCAGTAAGGGTTATAATTGGTTGGGACCAGCTTCAGAGAAG AATAGATTGCTCACTCTTGACAGGTTGAAGAAAATGGGGATCATAGAGGATGAGACTTGTCCTTTATGTGGTACTCTGCCAGAATCTCACCACCATCTTTTCTTCAACTGTATCTTTAGTCAGAAATGCCTTGACTTGATGTCTGCTAGACTGGGTTGCCATCTACCCAGTCATGACTTCATTGAATGGTGGACTAGTAGGAGGTTCAGAACTCCAGTGCCGAAAAACAAGATTGCTGCAACATACTTAGCACTGATCTATGCAATCTGGTGGAATAGGAATATGGGCAGATTGGAAGGGAGAGTCCAGCAGCCTGCTGTGATGATCCGTGGCATTGTAGAAGACCTCAGACTTGAAATTGACTAA